One Gammaproteobacteria bacterium DNA window includes the following coding sequences:
- the aroB gene encoding 3-dehydroquinate synthase — protein METLTVNLGTRSYPIYIGHHLLENGLLANHLPGGSAMVVSNETVAPLYMDKLMQGMPPQVRCSQILLPDGEAHKTLTTATTILDALVEDGFGRDACLIALGGGVVGDISGFAAACFQRGIDFIQVPTTLLAQVDASVGGKTGVNHVGGKNLIGAFHQPRCVLVDISTLETLSSREYRAGLAEVVKYGLVRDPEFLEWLEQHAADLVSLAPHRLIYMVRRCCEIKAEIVTADEREAGVRAILNFGHTFGHAIENAVGYGGWLHGEAVGVGMLIACDLSCRMRLLDQSVLERVRALLTKLELPIKPPPLEIEQIKAIMRADKKVLRGRLRFILLEGIGSPVISDQVPEALLDELLAEYFE, from the coding sequence TTGGAAACTCTTACCGTCAATCTTGGAACGCGCAGCTATCCGATCTACATCGGGCACCATTTGCTGGAAAACGGCCTGCTCGCTAACCACCTCCCCGGCGGTAGCGCTATGGTCGTGAGCAACGAAACCGTCGCGCCGCTGTACATGGACAAGCTTATGCAGGGTATGCCGCCGCAGGTCCGCTGCAGCCAGATATTGCTGCCAGACGGCGAGGCACATAAGACGCTAACCACCGCAACGACGATACTTGATGCGCTGGTGGAAGATGGATTCGGGCGCGATGCCTGCCTGATCGCGCTGGGCGGCGGCGTGGTCGGAGACATCAGCGGTTTTGCCGCAGCCTGCTTTCAGCGCGGAATCGACTTTATCCAGGTGCCCACGACCCTGCTCGCCCAGGTAGACGCGTCGGTTGGCGGCAAAACCGGCGTAAATCACGTCGGAGGCAAGAATCTGATCGGCGCGTTTCACCAGCCGCGCTGCGTATTGGTAGACATCAGCACGCTTGAGACCCTGAGCTCACGGGAGTATCGCGCAGGCCTCGCAGAGGTCGTCAAATACGGTCTCGTGCGCGACCCTGAGTTCCTGGAGTGGCTGGAGCAGCATGCAGCAGACCTTGTCAGCCTGGCGCCGCACAGGCTCATTTACATGGTGCGCCGCTGCTGCGAAATCAAGGCCGAAATTGTCACTGCTGACGAAAGGGAGGCCGGGGTTCGCGCGATTCTGAACTTCGGGCACACCTTTGGGCACGCAATCGAAAATGCCGTGGGTTACGGCGGCTGGCTGCACGGCGAGGCCGTCGGCGTCGGTATGCTGATCGCCTGCGACCTGTCGTGCCGGATGCGGCTCCTCGATCAAAGCGTTTTGGAGCGGGTGCGCGCGCTGCTCACGAAGCTTGAGCTACCGATTAAGCCACCACCGCTGGAGATCGAACAGATAAAGGCGATTATGCGGGCGGATAAAAAGGTCTTGCGTGGACGCCTGCGCTTCATTCTGCTCGAAGGAATCGGCTCGCCTGTCATCAGTGACCAGGTGCCCGAAGCATTACTGGATGAGTTGCTGGCCGAGTACTTTGAATAG
- the aroK gene encoding shikimate kinase AroK, with protein MNTTLNIFLIGPMGAGKTAVGKRLARALGRDFYDSDTEVEARTGVDIDLIFEKEGEAGFRARESAAIDHLTQLSNIVLATGGGAVLAEDNRTHLATRGTVVYLAASVPQQLERTRRSHHRPLLQTEDPESRLLELAGIRNPLYMALADHTIETDGRRVPSVVNEIRRLLD; from the coding sequence GTGAACACAACGCTGAACATATTTCTGATTGGCCCCATGGGTGCCGGCAAAACCGCGGTGGGCAAGCGTCTTGCCCGGGCGCTGGGCCGGGACTTCTACGACAGTGATACCGAGGTCGAGGCGAGAACAGGCGTCGACATCGACCTCATTTTCGAGAAGGAAGGTGAAGCGGGCTTCAGGGCACGCGAGAGTGCGGCGATCGATCACCTTACCCAGCTGAGCAATATTGTCCTTGCCACCGGTGGCGGCGCCGTCCTCGCCGAGGATAATCGCACGCACCTCGCCACTCGCGGCACGGTGGTTTATCTGGCCGCCAGCGTGCCGCAGCAGCTGGAACGCACCCGGCGCAGTCATCACCGGCCATTGCTGCAGACCGAAGACCCCGAAAGCCGCCTGTTGGAGCTGGCCGGGATTCGCAATCCTCTTTACATGGCGCTGGCGGATCACACCATTGAAACAGACGGGCGCCGGGTTCCTTCAGTAGTAAACGAAATCCGGCGACTTCTGGATTGA
- a CDS encoding Ig-like domain-containing protein has product MRKPILTLLLMLTGFVTGCGDSSSLVTTGGTPGGGPGTPTAASLQLLTSNPQLPSDGSATVTITALARDANNIFVAGVPVSFATDSGGLNIVQGTTDSNGQATATLSVAGDPTNRTISVTGTADSLASSVAVSVIGTTLTVTGPGSLVSGATATYTVVLSDAGGNGIANTAVDVSSAAGSTITPVPPLTTDSSGQAQFDLTASTSDTLTISALGLQTTTAIAVSSDSFAFSSPAANTEVNLGDAQTLVVNLQSGGSPVVGETISFSTTRGTLTSPTDITDAAGNATVDVSSANAGAAVISATTSGGISTTLTIEFVATTPATVTVQANPFTIAPNDQSAITAIVRDASNNLVKNQAVNFSLDDITGGQLSVASAITDSLGRAQTFYTASNSTSATDGVEITATVAGTGITDTALLTVARREVFITIGTGNEIEEPNPAQYLIQFAVQVTDSQGNGVAGVGVVLSLLSEFYSKGNWQLPLTGDWQQNITAVCNDEDVNRNGILDVGEDFNSSLEIEAGNVASVVPGSVTTDVNGFALIDVVYPQEFARWVQVVLEAQTSVQGTESSASSRFVLPIAASDVARETNPPGNPSPYGQIGDCASTL; this is encoded by the coding sequence ATGCGCAAGCCTATATTGACTTTGCTGCTTATGCTGACCGGATTCGTTACCGGATGCGGCGACAGTAGTTCACTCGTTACCACCGGCGGGACACCGGGCGGCGGACCCGGCACGCCCACTGCAGCATCATTGCAGCTGCTGACCAGCAACCCGCAACTGCCGTCAGATGGCTCAGCCACCGTGACGATTACGGCGCTCGCCCGGGACGCAAACAACATTTTCGTGGCAGGCGTACCGGTAAGTTTTGCTACAGATTCCGGCGGCTTGAATATCGTGCAGGGAACGACCGACAGCAATGGTCAGGCGACGGCCACGCTGAGCGTTGCCGGCGACCCCACTAATCGCACCATTTCCGTAACGGGCACGGCAGACAGTCTGGCTTCCAGCGTGGCGGTCAGCGTTATTGGTACCACGCTGACGGTAACCGGGCCAGGCTCGCTGGTTTCAGGGGCAACCGCTACCTACACAGTGGTCCTGAGCGACGCCGGCGGTAACGGCATCGCCAACACTGCGGTGGATGTAAGCTCCGCGGCAGGCAGCACCATCACACCTGTTCCGCCGTTAACGACAGATTCCAGCGGCCAGGCGCAGTTTGACCTTACTGCCAGCACCTCGGACACGCTTACGATTTCAGCCCTTGGGTTGCAGACAACCACGGCTATCGCAGTATCCAGCGACAGCTTTGCATTTTCGTCACCCGCCGCAAATACCGAAGTCAATCTCGGTGACGCACAGACACTTGTCGTAAATCTTCAGTCTGGCGGCTCACCAGTCGTGGGCGAAACGATCAGCTTTTCGACTACCCGCGGCACGCTTACCAGCCCGACCGACATAACCGATGCCGCGGGCAACGCGACGGTTGACGTGAGTTCGGCCAACGCAGGTGCGGCGGTGATTTCGGCCACCACCAGCGGCGGCATCAGCACGACGCTGACTATCGAATTCGTTGCCACGACGCCGGCAACCGTGACGGTTCAGGCCAACCCGTTTACCATCGCGCCGAACGATCAGAGCGCCATCACGGCCATTGTTCGTGATGCGAGCAACAACCTGGTGAAAAACCAGGCAGTCAATTTCAGCCTTGACGACATTACCGGTGGGCAGCTGTCAGTGGCCTCAGCCATCACGGACAGCCTGGGCCGGGCACAAACTTTTTATACCGCCAGCAACTCAACCAGCGCCACCGACGGGGTGGAGATCACGGCAACAGTGGCGGGTACCGGCATCACGGACACCGCCTTATTGACCGTGGCGCGACGCGAGGTGTTCATCACTATTGGCACGGGCAACGAAATTGAAGAGCCGAATCCGGCTCAATACCTGATTCAGTTTGCGGTGCAGGTGACAGACAGCCAGGGTAACGGCGTGGCCGGTGTCGGCGTTGTGCTGTCGCTCTTGTCCGAGTTTTACAGCAAGGGTAACTGGCAGCTGCCTCTGACGGGCGACTGGCAGCAGAATATCACCGCTGTTTGCAACGACGAGGACGTGAATCGCAACGGCATTCTGGATGTCGGTGAAGACTTCAACAGCAGCCTCGAAATCGAGGCAGGCAATGTCGCGTCGGTTGTGCCGGGCTCGGTCACCACGGATGTCAATGGCTTTGCCCTGATTGATGTCGTATATCCGCAGGAGTTCGCGCGCTGGGTCCAGGTCGTGCTGGAGGCACAGACCTCCGTGCAGGGTACGGAATCGAGCGCCAGCTCCCGATTCGTGCTGCCCATAGCCGCATCGGATGTAGCGCGAGAAACCAACCCGCCGGGCAATCCCAGCCCCTACGGTCAAATCGGCGACTGCGCCTCTACACTCTGA